The region TGATTTCAGATATAGGTATTGATGTGATTAGTTTAAACATGTAATCTGCCACTTTTGAATCCAGAACTTTATCATCAGTGACTAGGCAGGTTCCCTCCAGGCTAACAGGGGTAAGTTGGTAAGTTCCTGTCATGAAACTGACAACTCTGTATTATTATCCTGCAAACAAAATATCATTTGCCTATGTAAAGTTTGATGAAAATAGCTACAGTTGTACTACTACAAATCTGATTTGTAGCAAAATGTTCAGCATTAGTTGCTATGTACGGGTAACAATTGATAGGCATGTGGTCTAATTACATGTGGGAGATTTCATATTAAATCATCATTGTCTCCATCACTTATCTCACATCTCCATATTAAATCACACACATTGCATGGAATTTGCTCTGTCTGATCTGCAGATGTTCATCTCATTTTGACACTCTGGAAAATTAGGATAGAAAagctttcatttacatttacagcatgtgGCATTAGCCACAGCGAATTACATAAGTATTTCAGGTCTAAATCATTTGCAGTGTGTGCTTCTTTCCAATCAAGAACAAATCTTCACTCacaaatgctgctgatttttctttCTATCCAACTCAGTACTTCTTTAGATTAATCGTCTGGGACCAACAGATCGAAGGCCCGCGTAAGGGTGTGCTCAAACAGCCCTGGTGTATAGTTTCTTACCGGTACAGCTGCCATTAGAGCTGAGAATCAAACACTTCCAAACAGGTGTCCGCTCCACTCGGCGTGCTTTCATGCACTCCTTTGTCCCATATAGCTCTAGTTggaatttagacaaaattcctgAGGAATGTAAAGAGATCATAATGCTAATCGCCTTTCTGAATGTCTAAGAGTATCAGGGTCTATTTCACTGTTGGTTTTCCCTCCCTACATTATTATCCAAGACCTGCTTTGCATGGAATGAGATTCCTACTATTATTAATCAGTTTGTGTTCCTCTGGCATTCTGAGTGAGGGGGGTTAACGCTGACCGCTGTTGGCCCAGTAGCCCCTGTTTTCTATTTGGAGAGTCCATTCCCCTGTAGGATCTTCATTCCAGCTACGGATGCTTGTGAAGGCCCAGTCTGAGTATCCCTTTGTAGATGCATCAAAATGTCTGAGCAGGAAGATGAGACGCTGTCGCCAGGCCAGTCACGTTGTGTTGGTGGGTACAGCCACACAGACCATCAGACATGGGTCATTGTTTTAACAGATGTAGAAGTGTTTCtcctgtgttatttgttctaataCAAAATGGTTATGCTCTGGAACTCCATGATGCAATTTCATGGTGTGTCCCTTGCCTGATGGTGACCAGAGTGCAGTATGTTCCCAGTGGACTGATCAGGACAATGGAGAGATCTCCATGCCTGGTGTAGGTCAAGGTGAGTCTTGCCCGGATATGTTCCAGAGAGCGAATCCAATTTCTGGTCCTCAGGCAAGCTGTCTCGTTCCATTTCAATATTAGGTTCCCATGTAGCTCACTGCCGGACAATAAGGCATGGAGTAACCCTTAATCACCTGGGGAATCCGTCTTTCTTTGGAAGTAGCACAGCTCTTATTGCTAACAATTATCTATCCTAATAGATCTCAACTTAAGCAGCCCTGTATATCAGATGCTTCCAGAACATTAATACTATTTACTGTCACTATGAACATTTCCTTCTTACAGAGGCCGGGTGATGACATCACTCATGCACTTCCTCTGTGGATGGACAGCTTTCCATTTCCTGGCCAGGTGGACCAGCTTCCCAGCATTAAGAAGTCCATACCCATAATAATGGCTGACTAAACCGAGACAAGAGCCAGTCATCATCTGCTCATCCATCATTTATGCTTTTCACTTTTAAAACCTTAATGATGATTACTTTAGCAGACTCACCAGGTCTACCAACACCATTTGTTTGCCAGTCATCTGATCTGAGGTGTGAAGGTCTAGAAGGCTGGATTGTTGTATGCTGCACGTCACGCCAGGTTAGTGCAGGGCTGTAGAGATGCCCAAGCTGAATTTACACTGCGATTCATAAGGCGATTCATTTTTTCAGGATACTTTGTGCCTACTATTAGTGGAAAGTGTTTACTTTGCCTCTAAAACCAGTGCGGTGATCCAGGCAACCAGACGGGCAGATGCTGAAGTGCCAACCTTCCAGACAGAAACAGGACGTTTGACTTTAACATAGATTTACAAAAAATAGATCGGCATGTCTTGAAGCGAAAGCTTATGGAGTGTAAAATTGTCTTGGTAGAAGAGAACATAGCCCCTTTATGTCAAGTAATTAGCTTAATGTAATTATCAGTATTTTTAGTATGACGTATTCATATTTCACATCAGTAAAAGGGCAACGGAATGCAATAGCATCAATTTAGGTGTATGTCTCCCGTATGAAATGTGCAGGACAGGCAGTCGGCAGTGTCTTACGACTGTGCGGTGATGCAGGCTGCTCCCACTGTAGGCGGCGGTTAGAAAGGCAGCACACAGCTCGATATAGAAGGGCGATTTCCCGCTCTCCGTGGTGCTGCTGACAGACAGCATGTGTATGCTGCTGGTGTAGCAGCCGAGGTTGCAGTTACCGCGGCTTGTGCCACTGTTGCCACAGCCCCAGACGTAAATGGAACCCAAATCACCATGGACCTGTGAAATGATATTTAGTTACTCACTTGGATTTATTCATTAGTTTTTCACTGAGTCCTAAAATGTTACCTCAAAGAAATAAAGTGCATGAAGTTATTTTCTGCTTTTCCTGTCAGCCGACTGTCTTACATTCAGAGGCAAACCCCGTAACAGCATGGCAGCTGAAATGCATAATACCCTGCTTGCTCCCCGCATTAACACCTCGTTGGCCAGGGTGCTTGGCCCCTTCACTATTCCTCCCTTATCTTCGGGCCCCCAGCTGGCACTGCAGATATCAGTGTGCTGCTGGTTGAAGATGGGAGACTTGGCCTTTGCTAAGTCAGTCACGTGACTGTCAAGCACCTGGATTCCTAGGAACAGTacagaaaacaaaatgaaaataaaaacaaaatcccACCAatgatttattgtttatttttaataatccaCAATGTGCTCTCAGGAATTGGCCTACCTCCTGCTATTAAGGCAATGTGTTTCAGTGTATAAAGAGCACTCGCTTTTGTGTTGTTTATTTTGTAGTAAAACTATCTCATTTGTAAGGCAACATTTGTATTTTTGTATATGGTTATTTATACAGCAAAGTAAACCAGACAAATTTCAAACAAGCGTCTGACAGTTGTGTTGAAAAGACATTCTTCTGTGTATAATGATAATATTCTTAGCAGtcatagcttaccaccatttgtAGCCTGATATGCCACGCCCACTCCACATACTCTGTTACTGGCCAATGAGGTCACTCCCCCAACATGCCTGTGTGGCAGAAAACCAAAATAATGCTGTTATAGTCCACCAACACATATTCTACAATACAATTATGTCAGTAACTAATTCATTGCAAGTCCTATCTTAGGCAgtgtagggcacaaggcaggggaaaccATGAActggacgccagtccatcacaggacacacattcacaccttaaGTATCCTAAGCAGGTCACAGGGAGACTATACAGACTGCACACTCACAAAGAAGAGATAGGACTAAATCCCAATGAGCTACTGTGCTGTCCAATCTGGCGTGACTGCAGTATTTTACATACATACTGCACTTTAGAAATATATTACAACTACTGTTACCGGTTTACTTTCATTGGCGTGTATCTAGGTTCTGGGTTGGGATCATTGCTGCTCATGTTGTAGCTGGTCTCTGGATCCTATGAAAATGGTCAGAGGTCAGACTTTGATTCCAAGCTCaaagttaaaataaaacatcgccTTTCCCAACAGAAGTAATGCTTTACCActatcatatttatttataaagcgcACTAGGAACCTTTTCCGGttctttattaagaaaatgaTTCTGTTGTAATGATTGTTTGGACACCCAACTCTCTCCCTCATATGATAGTAATCGCCATCTGCAAATATCTAAATTTTAAAAATGGTTCAGCTGCTGTCTGGTGGATCTGATCAGTTAAAACAATACGTGCTTTATGTGTATCGATGTTTTAACGTAACGCATTTTGTGCTACCTTCCCCAGACTGTGAAATCCCAGCTTTCCTGCGAACCTCTGGATGTGCTCGGGGGTGCCGTTGAAATGCGCCGCCCAGCTGTTGGTGCAAACGAGTCTTCCTGCGCAAGcgatacacagaccgagcacAGCTGGCCCAAACCATAGTAATTTCATGTCGGATTTTCCTTGTTGGGTTACtgaattactgctttattttttgcaTATGCGGTTCTGTTGTTGTTTGGCCGCACTGAGAATTTCCCGTAACGTCTGCCGCTCGCGCCCACAAGCGCGAGATAAAGGCGCGAGACCCAAACCTGCGTTCACTGAGCGCTGCTGCGCTTCGCCAGACGTCGTTTGCTGCCAAATTGGCGCCATTATGTCTCTATGACCATAGGAATTTAATTGATTGGAAATTGTATATTAAGGCAGTTTGAACGTCTTCATGCTGTTTATTTTTAGCATGATAACCTTATTCAATTCTACCtgttggagaaaaaaaagacaattcacagagcagcagagcaTGGAGGAAGGTGGGGAAATCAGATATAGCGGACAATGAGTCTTCGGATATAATGACTGATAGACTGATTTAAGTTAGCTAATCTTTGAAATCGTGattagaaaaaatatataacgtGTCATAAACATAATGTTATATGAAAATTGTATTTCCAAGGAGAACATAGCTAGTCCATCCAATAAAAGTAATACAGTGTAAGATTTCAGGGAAAATGTCTATgaaacacccatatatatatttatatatttatatattatatatataaatgggtGCAACGGATAACAAAACTCACAGTCCTAATAAAAAAGTGGAAAGATGGGGACAAATATAAAAGAATAGTTAAAACAAGGAACTTTTAACATGCCCCGATGGAAGACATCCATCGTTATATTTTCCTGTCTTGTTATGTTGAGATTACCGCTAATTTTTCTCGTCATCTCAGCACAACCAAAGTGTTTTTCTCGAGATGACGAATTATTTACTTGACATTACAACATAACAGAAGTTCACGGGAAAACAAAAAGCTTCACACGCAAGCAAcgtttgtctagagaaagtggGAAGCGGATTCCACTAAAAATGTCATGGTCAATGCTATAGAAATGGATGGAAACAAGCCGAGTTAAGAAATTAATATTTTTGTCATGCAGGAAAAATATTTGTAATTCACATGTATTTCCTGTCACGTGTACACCTTGTGTGCTTCTTGCAAAACAGTTCAAAAGAAATGAAAGCCAGTAAATGACAAAAAGCCTGCAGCACAGTAAGCGAATACTTAGCATTTACATGTGCCTTGGAGTACATTGGTGGTACAACATGGATAATACGGTGTCAGTGTTGTCACTGTGATAAGCTTTCATTGAGGAGTATAATTGCAGGTAGCCTAAAAGTGTCCTTGAATCTTCTGTTACTTCGTTACAATTCCCTTGCTCTCGTGTAGATGTATTGTGTTATCAAATATAAATAATCCAATCATTCAATAAGAAATATCTTGATAATACAACAGGGTTTCAGCGCTAGTCGATTTGACctctaattaaaaaataatagtcGTTTTACTTGGCAACAACGTGGGTGAAACtcatgcttttattttgaaatattttcgTGGGTAATTACCGGAAACACCGTTTCACCCTAAATACGACGCTCGGCCCTCGAGCTGTGGCGCAGGCCTTTTCAAGTATGGCGAACGTTGTCGGTGAGTATAGATATTTTTGTTAATTTATCTATGTTATTGAACCTTAGGATTGCTCTGTTGTATTGAACAACAACAAAATCTACTTAATCGGAAGCTCACAAACCAATATCAGCTTAGACGAATGGAAAAGCTTGACCTATGGGTACAAACGTTTGTTTTAAACCTTTAACACTTAATATGAAGCACCGGCGTCTTTGACATTGCGTACACAAGTGACCTTAGTCGTGTAGAAATGTCATCCAGAAGGTATAAATACGTTCCACAACACATTTACTGAATACTCATTCATGTGACCTTGCCTGTAGTCTTGCAATCCGCATCTACCTATTTGCGAAAATGGGGTATTAGTAAGAGATTGAGTTGTGCTATTCAGTTTGATACTAACTAGTTATATATTGGTTGTCTGTTGTGTCAGTATTTGCCGATTGTATGTTAATTGGTACTTGTTGGTTAGCAAAAGTGCTTACCTACCATAGCACAATGGAATAGCCACGAAGGGTTATTCCAGCCTTACCCAGCGCCCGTATTTAACTGTATATAATGAGCTGATGGTTCCGAATGTCTATGGAGgtatacaaatattttaataaggaGACTAAAATAGAATATATATATGATAGCAATATAATGCTTAATgctaaaaaaatatacattttattggtCATTATTAAATGGAAGGATACCCTAATATTGTATCTGCATATTATTCATAAATAAAGTCCTGGTTTgtatgttttattgaaaaaaaatgttgttgTAAGTTACTTGcatacatatgtacatatgCATTTTTATAACGAATATGGCATTCAAATAACAAAGCATACAAATCTGTAGCACACAGTCAGTATCCAGAGACAAAACAAGACAGTTATGCTGATACAGACCAGTTTTGAAATGATGAAATTGTATTATAGTTTGAGGCCTGTAATAAGAAAATTCATTACTGCCAACTCTGTAAGTTCCACATTAAAGTATTGGTTTACATATAGTTTGTCCTCCTTCACGTTTATCGATCTTTTAGTCTGGGAATTTTAAGCAAGCATCACAGAAAACTATGAATTAGTGACGTCACTTCAATGCAGACGACTTGCATGATGTTTACATATTGCTGATATTTGTGTAaaaattaacatttaaaaatccTTTCAGATATTCTCATTAAATCTGAATACAATAGATGTGTACATAGAAGATATATAGCCCATCAAAGTCATCCAAAACCGGATGAATCTCATGCTACTCTCCATATGCTGCAGAAGAAAGTTTCATACAAATAAATATAACCGATACACAGCTTTAATCTGTCCTGTGTGGCCCTCAGTATGCATAAATGAATTAAACAATGTCAGCTTTGTCTACATTCTAATTATTTCATTCTGCTTTCAGTTCCCTGCCTGTGCAGGTTTGGGTCATTTTCTCTGAGGTAAAGATGACTTTTTATTGTAACAGTTTCTATAGTTGTAACTATTTTGTTTAGGTTTCTCTGTATTTATCTCAAACACAGAAAGCTGTCAAGAAGGGGTTTGATTGCTATTTAGTGATAATAAACGGAATCACTAAACTTACACCATAGCACTTTTTATGTTTAAATCCCACCTAAAACTTATTAGTTATGAATAAATTAAACAGTGATGAACTCGGTGTGTGTACgtttaaaaatgattttgtaGATTTAAGTTGCATAATTTGACCTGGTATGACTTCACAGGCCCAGTACTGCTGCTATTATCCATAAGAAGTACGTTCACCAGAGATCAAACACTGAGTTTGCAAACAGGTAGGAAATTCTCTGTCAGcatgcagctgctgctgtcCCGTCCTTGAGGTCTTGCCTAAggatttgtttaaatttgttaCCTTAAGCCTGATTCCGGTGAGAGAAAAAAGCAGTGCAGTAGCCCCCAAGTCTGCGGCCGCACCGAGCAGCAAAGGAGAGTATGTCATCGCCAAACTGGATGACCTGGTGAACTGGGCGCGCAGGGTGAGGCCTCTGCTCCACACTCGGGGCTTCGCCTCTGGCAGGCCCGCACGTCTCCCTGTCCAGTCTCTGGCTAACATGTCTGAGGcgctctgtgtgtgcgtgcgtcccCCAGAGCTCCCTGTGGCCCATGACGTTTGGCCTCGCCTGCTGCGCTGTGGAAATGATGCACATGGCAGCACCTCGCTACGACATGGACCGCTTCGGAGTGGTGTTCAGGGCCAGTCCCAGGCAGGCGGACGTCATGATAGTCGCTGGGACCCTGACAAATAAGATGGCCCCTGCACTTCGcaaggtgaccccccccccccccccccccggtttttCATGACTTTCACGTTTTGACCTGCCTGGAATCGGACGGTTTCCTCGACTTTTTGGCATTGTTATTTCTTTGTGTTCCTGAAGGgcgttcttgtcattttctgttGATATGTCTGCAgggatctgtgtgtgtggattttgcatggtctcccataCTTGTTCGGGTTTCCTCTAGTTCTCTGGCAGTCCAAACTGATAGGCTTCCCCTaaattggtgtgtgtgtgtgtgtgtgtgtgtgtgtgtgtgtgtgtgtgtgtctgtgtgtgtctgtgtgtctgtgtgtgtctgtgtgtgtgtgtgtgtgtgtgtgtgtgtgtgtgtgtgtgtgtgtgtgtgtgtgtgtctgtgtctgtgtgtctgtgtgtctgtgtgtgtgtgtgtgtgtgtgtgtgtgtctgtgtgtctgtgtgtctgtgtgtccgtgtcctgtgacggactggcacctTGGCACAGGGGCCCTTTGCTTTGGGCTCTGTGTCCTGGGACAGGCTTTAGGTTGCCAGTGTTTGCACCTTAATTTTCCCATCAATAGGTTttactatctatccatccattcaccttACTTTTGCATAGGATATCCCAAAATAGAATTGATATAGATCACAATGGTGTCATGGCAACCTGCCATCAATATTTTATCAGTTTGAGTATCAACCTCATCATTCACTTTTCATTACCCTGATACTGGTTATAATGTGTTTGTTCTGACAGCTTTTCTGTGTCTTTTTGGTCTAGGTGTATGACCAGATGCCAGAACCTAGATATGTTATTTCAATGGGAAGGTACAGATTTTGGAACTTTAGTACAGTTTTTTAGAGTTTGTCTTGATGTCAGTTCATTTATTCATATAAACTTGATTACTGGGATCAAATACTAATATGAAAGTTATGGAAGAGCATTTGGGGCCAAGTAAAGGGGTCAAAAACATGAGATTAAAgtcaaaataaattataattcataaaacatttaatatttttttagttGGTCCTAATGCTTTTCTCATATTGAGACCAACTCTGTACAGTTTTAAGATTTAATCACACTCTATATTCTGTGTTTTATTCAGCCTGTATGGGCTTTCACGATGAATTGCTGTTAAATTGTACAGCCTAAATATTTAAACTGAAAATACATGACTGTGTTGCTCCGTGATTGGCTCTGCCCTTCTTACAGCACACACACTGTGTTGCTCTGTGATTGGCCCTGCCCTTCTTACAGCACACACACTAGCTTGTTTGCCTTCACTTAGCAGgaggctgtctgcctgctctggGGGGGCCACTGACTTTTTTTGTCTGTTCTCCCTACAGCTGCGCTAATGGTGGGGGCTATTACCACTATTCCTACGCTGTGGTGCGAGGTTGTGACCGTGTCGTGCCTGTAGACATTTACGTTCCAGGTGCTTACCAGCTCCGTTTTTATCCAGTGCTTTTCAGTGAAACTCTGTACCAAAAAAAAGACCAGCTGTGATTTAAAATGGCCTGCAGCTGGTGCACAGCTTCCTGTATTTTTATCAACAAAAAGCTGTTCTCTTCCGAGTACAAAACCCTTATCCCCCATAAGCTTACCTAAATAAACCAAACTTGCTTTGTTACCTGCTCATTTCATTTAGTTCCATGTATAAGAAATGTATTATCCATTTAGTAAAAGgcggggggagaaaaaaaagccaTTTCTTTTAAAAAGGTTACTTTGTCTCGTCTCCGCCTAGGCTGCCCCCCCACGGCGGAAGCTCTACTCTACGGCACTCTGCAGCTGCAGAAGAAGATAAAGCGTGAGAAGAGGCTGAGGATTTGGTATCGCAAGTAAAGCCACCATCTGCTTTTCCTGCtttacacctgttcctggtttgtagtttgtttcctGTAAATCTGGCCGACAGGTGACTTTCTTTGTAGATCCCGTAGAGGTGCTGCCTTTACCTGTAATGGTAATAAATTAATCTTGTACATTGTGTCCTCGTTTTGTCATTCCTCTGAATTGACACCACTTATGCTGTCAGCATGGGAAGTACTTACTGGGGGGGTATTCTTCACAAAAACAAATCCAAGAGGCATAGCAACTGCAGAAGTGTTTCTGAAACCGGGATTTGAGGGCCCTCAGACAGCCCATGTCTTTAAaacaaaacgtggactgtctgggggggccCCGGGGACCGGGCTGGGAAATCCTGAACTCGTGGATTGAAAGGGGACTTTCAGCACCTCCACCGGACAATCTTATGAAACAAAATTCATTTTATATGCTCATTTGTCACACTTTCCTAAGTTATTCACATGTTTCTGGAATTATGCTTTGCAGGAAAATCTTGAAATATGAATCCATATTTTGTTTGTTCTCATATTCAAAAcgataaatgtgatatgtgcCTCAGTGGCTTCTGACTTGCAAAACTATCCCACTGAAATGTCAAGTTTGAAGCTGACACAGAGACCGCTTTGCACATAATTTATTGGGTGAGAGAATGTAACAAATTATACAGTTTTAATTAATATACAGTCAGTgattaaaacattattttaacaCCAGGATTTTGTACTTTAATGCCAAAGGAGACTGTTTTTCTCTTGCTATGGCTCCATATATTAGTGTTCATAAAGAAATCTTTTCATTAAAGACTGTGGTAAAAAGGGAATATGGGGAGCAGGTGACTTGGCCGAGGATGGTGGCAGCTGCCACCTCAGTCTTTGAGGACCGTCGGAGTGATCATCTTGTGGAAGTCATAGTACTTGCACTCAGCTGGAGGGACGATATCCAGGAGTGTGGTGCTGATCTTCTCTCGCTTGAAGCCTGCCTCGATCAGGTGAGGCACCTGGGTCTCCTGAAACCAGAGGGGCAGTACAGGGCTCTCGTTGGCCTTGCGCTGTGACACACGGCATGCGGTAAGATGTGAGGCACATGGACCGGTTGCTTAGTGACGCACCTGGAACATGGTGTCGATGTTGCTGTATTTACTCTTCAGCAGGTCCCCCCAGGATGTCAGGTTACAGTACGTGAGGACGCCGCCAGGTTTTAGCAGCCTGTTGGCATGTGACTAAAAAGACAGTCGTCTATGTTTAGGCAAAAATTGACAATCACTTAGATCTTACTATGGGAGCTGGTGGCAAAAAGTGCCACATTGCAAGCAGAATTTATACTAGCTGCTTAGAAGATGAGTGGTTTAGGACACACATTTATTAATGAACAATTAAGTGATTTTGGAGTTCTTGGAGATGCAAAGGTGATCCTGAATTGTCTGGAATGAAAATGAGCGGCTCCTCTAATGGATCGCCAGCTCCCTGCTGTCTAAAAAGTTGCAGAGATTCCCATGGGCAGCTGCTGCATGCAGCGTGAAGCTTGCCTCTTTCATTGTGTACTTCCCACTGGGATCACTGCGTGTTTCACGGTGCTGTCCTGACACAGTTACTGTGGCTCAGTCCCACCCCTCAGGGTGTTATGGTGTAGAAAGCCTTCATTGTAAATTACAGAAGCAAACATTTACCTTCCTGATAGACATTTTGCTTTCTTGTAGCAAATCACAAAGCAGACTATGCCAAAAAAGGAATTTGATGAGCTTTGAGCTGCTACAAATATATAATAAAGCTTCATGTCATTACCTGCAGCacattatattaaatattacTCAGAAGTATTGTTGTCTTATTAAGTATAAAGCCTGCAGGGTGTTTAATGGATACTATGTTCACATAATGGTCTTCCTCAAAGACCAACCTATTTGCATTAGACTAGGGGTATTTGTTACCCTCTGTAGTTGAACTGTAATTTGTATGTCTGCTAAAAATGCTAATGTCCCTAAATGCTTGGAGGAATATTTAAAACACGTTTAtctttttatttcattatttctgCCTGCAGGTGCCACTTCATGCAAGTAACCTGATTAGATTCAGAAAAgcgtttaaaaaacaaaacttaAAATTCCGGAAATCAGTTGTTACATTATTACACGTGGGACTGAAAGTCACATTGTTTCATTATGATACCACCAGAAGGCAAGTTGGCGTCACTGCTTAGCATGCAGGTAAGGACATAGTCTTTGAACATGAAGGTCGCTCAGCATCGGAATGCCACAGTATTAAAGTGACACTTAAACTGAAATGCTACACCTAAATATCCAGCTCTATTGATTGGTAAACTTTACAAAACTCTGTCTACATAGTATCATCAAAGCAGCTAAATAATGATTATATTACGATTATATAACGGTGCTGTCTAAATTATCCATGTTTAATGACTTACCTTGATGAAGCTGAATTGGTGAGTGTGCCAAGTATCTTCAGATAGTGGATAGGTATCATACAGGATGCCTGTATTTAAGCAGGCAGGAAATTAGTTTAATAATAGAATATTAATATGATAAAGCTCTGATATGAACATTTGATTTTCCTGCAAACTGTTACTAAAATAGAGGCATAAACTTCTTACCATCAAAGTGGCCATCGGGTAGCGTGGGGACGACGTCTTCCCAGAGGCCTTTCAGAGGAACAATCTAAACATCCAGAAAAtatatcaatccatccatccatcttcccacaGGCCATGTACCCATACATACAACCGGCAATTTACATAAACATCAAACAGAACAACACATAAAAGGGCACTACTCTTAACTTTAATGGTCACATAAAATGTGAACTTTGCCTGACACTGCTGGAGATAGAGTTCCAAATATTTGGAGTTCTAATGAAGAGAGACCCGCTTGTCTAACTTTGctaacagcatgtttttgacgTATCAGGGCAAACGTATATGATGAGGGGAAAATATGGAAACTCTGTACATGGCAGGAGTGGGCTTAAACCCCGGGAAGTGAGGTGACAGTGTGAGCCACCATTGCGCCTGCAAAATAAAGGAGGTAGTCTAGTGTAACATCTGCTCGTGGTCAGATCTTGGTGGAACACTAATCATGTTCACCTTGTGTGGCTGCTCCTTCGCCCATTGCTGGAGTCTCTGGAAAACACCATCATTGCACTCTATGATCCAATGTTCCTCGATGGGGAAGGACTCTATTTTGGTGGCGGCGATGGCCATGCCAAAGCCGATCTCAAGAACCCGGCCACCTGGgtgacaaaataaaaatagcattctctgcattccattGTTTCAGAAATATGAC is a window of Brienomyrus brachyistius isolate T26 chromosome 15, BBRACH_0.4, whole genome shotgun sequence DNA encoding:
- the LOC125708544 gene encoding proprotein convertase subtilisin/kexin type 4-like isoform X6 → MKLLWFGPAVLGLCIACAGRLVCTNSWAAHFNGTPEHIQRFAGKLGFHSLGKDPETSYNMSSNDPNPEPRYTPMKVNRHVGGVTSLASNRVCGVGVAYQATNGGIQVLDSHVTDLAKAKSPIFNQQHTDICSASWGPEDKGGIVKGPSTLANEVLMRGASRVLCISAAMLLRGLPLNVHGDLGSIYVWGCGNSGTSRGNCNLGCYTSSIHMLSVSSTTESGKSPFYIELCAAFLTAAYSGSSLHHRTVVGTSASARLVAWITALVLEANPALTWRDVQHTTIQPSRPSHLRSDDWQTNGVGRPGILSKFQLELYGTKECMKARRVERTPVWKCLILSSNGSCTECTYPLYLFENACLPSCPPHYYEWGNSTQSPRRCQSCHHSCHTCFGHRKTNCLDCPPFSTLDPRLSTCSTPAYPWDHQTEYPLDIPSKMGNAATAQQRSVKMRRLRRSGQSGVSRGR
- the LOC125708544 gene encoding proprotein convertase subtilisin/kexin type 4-like isoform X5 — encoded protein: MKLLWFGPAVLGLCIACAGRLVCTNSWAAHFNGTPEHIQRFAGKLGFHSLGKDPETSYNMSSNDPNPEPRYTPMKVNRHVGGVTSLASNRVCGVGVAYQATNGGIQVLDSHVTDLAKAKSPIFNQQHTDICSASWGPEDKGGIVKGPSTLANEVHGDLGSIYVWGCGNSGTSRGNCNLGCYTSSIHMLSVSSTTESGKSPFYIELCAAFLTAAYSGSSLHHRTVVGTSASARLVAWITALVLEANPALTWRDVQHTTIQPSRPSHLRSDDWQTNGVGRPGILSKFQLELYGTKECMKARRVERTPVWKCLILSSNGSCTECTYPLYLFENACLPSCPPHYYEWGNSTQSPRRCQSCHHSCHTCFGHRKTNCLDCPPFSTLDPRLSTCSTPAYPWDHQTEVGESMKWSGLILSILFGGPLVLACFLCAAAWAVHGIIQFRKAARSQARGNGNFGDFRGVEGAALNEVEESHSL
- the LOC125708544 gene encoding proprotein convertase subtilisin/kexin type 4-like isoform X2; translated protein: MKLLWFGPAVLGLCIACAGRLVCTNSWAAHFNGTPEHIQRFAGKLGFHSLGKDPETSYNMSSNDPNPEPRYTPMKVNRHVGGVTSLASNRVCGVGVAYQATNGGIQVLDSHVTDLAKAKSPIFNQQHTDICSASWGPEDKGGIVKGPSTLANEVLMRGASRVLCISAAMLLRGLPLNVHGDLGSIYVWGCGNSGTSRGNCNLGCYTSSIHMLSVSSTTESGKSPFYIELCAAFLTAAYSGSSLHHRTVVGTSASARLVAWITALVLEANPALTWRDVQHTTIQPSRPSHLRSDDWQTNGVGRPELYGTKECMKARRVERTPVWKCLILSSNGSCTECTYPLYLFENACLPSCPPHYYEWGNSTQSPRRCQSCHHSCHTCFGHRKTNCLDCPPFSTLDPRLSTCSTPAYPWDHQTEVGESMKWSGLILSILFGGPLVLACFLCAAAWAVHGIIQFRKAARSQARGNGNFGDFRGVEGAALNEVEESHSL
- the LOC125708544 gene encoding proprotein convertase subtilisin/kexin type 4-like isoform X4; the encoded protein is MVWASCARSVYRLRRKTRLHQQLGGAFQRHPRAHPEDPETSYNMSSNDPNPEPRYTPMKVNRHVGGVTSLASNRVCGVGVAYQATNGGIQVLDSHVTDLAKAKSPIFNQQHTDICSASWGPEDKGGIVKGPSTLANEVLMRGASRVLCISAAMLLRGLPLNVHGDLGSIYVWGCGNSGTSRGNCNLGCYTSSIHMLSVSSTTESGKSPFYIELCAAFLTAAYSGSSLHHRTVVGTSASARLVAWITALVLEANPALTWRDVQHTTIQPSRPSHLRSDDWQTNGVGRPGILSKFQLELYGTKECMKARRVERTPVWKCLILSSNGSCTECTYPLYLFENACLPSCPPHYYEWGNSTQSPRRCQSCHHSCHTCFGHRKTNCLDCPPFSTLDPRLSTCSTPAYPWDHQTEVGESMKWSGLILSILFGGPLVLACFLCAAAWAVHGIIQFRKAARSQARGNGNFGDFRGVEGAALNEVEESHSL